tctctctctctctctctctctctctctctctctctctctctctctccactacctaACCAATGTCTCTCAAAACAGAGCAAAGGTTCGTGTCTCTATTAAAAAAGGTTTATTCTCTATACAGCTGTAATTGCATTAAGCAAATTACACATGCATCTATGACGATTACGtttctttcttcatcctttttcacaatatttatggatgtggatgataatgaggatgtagatcctttgtggaaggtattttgagtagatggtgtgcgaggtaagttgctagaagcggtgaaaagtttttgacaagaaggtaaggtatgtgtgcgagtaggaagagaggaaagtgactggttcccagtggatgtcagtttgcagcaaggatgtgtgatgtctccatggttgtttaatttgtttatggatggggttattagggaagtgaatgcaagagttttgaagagaggggcaagtatggagtttgttgtggatgagacggcttgggaagtgagtcagttgttgttcgctaatgatacagcgctggttgatgattcgggtgagaaacggctGAAGTTGgcgagtgagtttggtaaagtgtgtgaaaaaagacagctgagagtaaatgtgaataggagcaaggttattaggttcagtagggttgagggacaagttcattgagaggtaagtttaaatggagaaaaactggaggaagtgaagtgttttagatacctgggagtggaataagcagtggatggaaccatggaagcggaaaagagGAATAGAGTggtggaaggggtgaaagttgtgTGCGCGTTCAAgagtgtgtagaaggcgagaaccttgtatcggagagcaaaaatgggtatgtttgaagcaatagtggttctaacattgttatatggttacgaggcatgtgctatacatagggttctgcggaggagggtgtatgtgttggaaatgaaaagtttgaggacaatatgtgttgtgatgtggtttcattgagtaagtaatggaagggtaagagagatgtatagtaataaaaaaaaggatggttaggagagcagaagagggtgttttgaaatagtttggtcacatggagagaatgagtgaggaaagattgacaaagaggatatatgtgtcagaggaaacGCGGGAGACCTCgagaaagtatgatatatatatatatatatatatatatatatatatatatatatatatatatatatatatatatatatatatatatatatatatatatatatatatatatatatatatataatatatatatatatatatatatatatatatatatatatatatatatatatatatatatatatatatatataatatatatatatatatatatatatatatatatatatatatatatatatatatatatatatatatatatatatatatatatatatatatatatatatatatatatatatatatatatatattaaggaggagaagaagcacGGCGATTTGCTGACTGGGATGCCAAAGAGATTGAGGTGTTAAATAAGCACCTGCTTATTACGAGCAAACCCATGATTTACTTAGTTAACTTATCTGAGAAAGACTACATtaggaagaaaaacaaatggttgaTGAAGATCAAAGAGTGGATTGATGCTAACGACCCCGGCGCCATCCTTATTCCGTTCACGGGTGTCTTCGAGCTCAAGCTGGTCGACATGGAACCTGAGGCAAAATCCCAGTTCCTTCAGGAGAGCTACGTCACTAGTGCCTTAGACAAGATCATCATTCAAGGATACAAGGCACTGCAACTTATGTATTTCTTCACTTCTGGACCAGATGAATGTAAGGCCTTGACTATTCAGGTTGGTACCAAGGCTCCCCAGGCAGCTGGCAAGATCCACACTGACTTTGAGAAGGGCTTTATCATGGCTGAAGTTATGAAGTTTGATGATTTTAAGGAGGAAGGTTCTGAGACAGCTGTAAAGGCTGCTGGAAAGTATCACCAAAGAGGTCGCAATTATGTGGTAGAAGATGGTGATATAATATTCTTCAAGTTCAACACTGGTGgcttgaaaaagaaatgagagaaggCATTGCTGGTGCTTCTGGTGATTTTCTATGTCCAAATGGTCGCAGTGTTCATTTGCACTCAACTATGATATCTTCAGTAAATCCTTTCTCAGGATAGATGTCAGTCTTTCATTAACCCAGTTGTATTCTTAAGTTCCATAGCTCTTCTTTTATTTGTTGATATAAGTTACCCTCTTGAGTTTTTTTTATACTGCAAGTTCAAAAAAAATAGTCTCTTACAGCAAACATCTCCCTAACCAAGGGATGATTGTTACTGTTTTGTTTTGTCATCTTTGGGTTTGGTATAGAAGTTTAGTTTCCTCAGCTTTTTATCTCCATAACTGAAGGATGATTGTCATTCTTATTTTGTCATCTTAGTGATTGGTATAGAAATTTAGTTTCTTCAACATTACATCTCCATAACAGAGGGATAATTATTAGGAACACCTTTTCTTGAAACTATAGTGAATTTATAAGAAACAGGTATCCATTCATTCTTGTACAAAATATCATTTGGCATGATGGTAAGACTTTATAAATCCATATGTATATACGGTGTAAAGTATCACTCTTCTAAGATTAATGGAGTTGAATGATAACTTTTGCTTTATGCTTTAACAAGTTTTTATATAAGAATGTGTGACTTTTTTCCTTGTAGcatatcttatatattttctatgtggTTGTAAGTGCAATTACTTGTCATAATTCTATTCACACTGTTGAGAAGAATGATCAGTAAATGGAAACTTGGACATGGATGCAGAATGGTCACCAGAGCATCAGCATATTTTATGGACTACAAAAACTaattatatataaagatatatatatatagaacatacaaagctccatcagccaggatcgaacctgggaccccttgtgcaagaggcaggcatgctaaccgctaggctaagggactgtatgatagaaaagaactattcgaaatactaagtactcgaatacccttcgtctcactatggtgagcaacggggtctatcggtttgtatgttctatgaagatgcgcgttcatatacactttattcgtattcatataactccgcgttgtacagtcaggttcggtaaaacgctttcagctggctatgtgttctgttcggaaacaaccgatagaccccgttgctcaccatagtgggacgaagggtattcgagtacttagtatttcgaatagttgtttcctattatacagtcccttatcctagcggttagcatgcctgcctcttgcacaaggggtcccaggttcgatcctggttgatggagctttatatgttctatgaaggtgcgcgttcatatacactttattcgtatatatatatatatatatatatatatatatatatatatatatatatatatactacatatatatatatatatatatatatatatatatatatatatatatatatatatatatatatatatatatatatatatatatatatatatatatatatatattatccctggggataggggattaagaatacttcccacgtattccctgcgtgtcgtagaaggcgactaaaagtggagggagcgggggggctggaaatcctcccctctcgtttttttgttttttttaattttcgaaaagaaggaacagagtggggccaggtgaggatattccctcagaggcccagtcctctgttcttaacgctacctcgctaacgcgggaaatggcgaatagtttgaaaaaagaaaggatatatatatatatatatatatatatatatatatatatatatatatatatatatatatatatatatatatatatatatatatatatatatatattatactttgtcgctatctgccgcgttagcgagggagcgcaaggaaacaaacgaaagaatggcccaacccacccacatacacttgtatatacatacacgtccacacacgtacatatacatacatatacatctcaacgtatacatatatatacacacagacatatacatatatacacatgtacataattcatactgtctgccctcattcatttccatcgccaccccgccacataatggaataccagcccccttcccccgcatgtaaGCGATGAAGCGCTAgggaaagataacaaaagccacatttgttcacactcagtctctagctgtcatgtataatgcaccgaaaccacagctccctttccacatcctttccccatagaactttccatggtttaaccagacgcttcacatgccctggttcaatcctttgacagcacgtcgaccccgttataccacattcttccaattcactctattccttacacgcctttcaccctcttgcatgttcaggctccgatcactcaaaatatttcttactccatctttccccctacaatttggcctcccacttctcgttccctccacctccgacacatatatcctctctgtcaatctttcttcactcattctctccatgtgaccaaaccatttcaaaacaccctcttttactctctcaaccaccctcaaccactctctcaaccactcatctctcttacccttacattacttactcgatcaaaccaacctcacaccacatcatctcctcaaacatcacatttccaacacatcctccctcctccgcacaactttatctatagcccacgcctcgcaaccataaaacattgtcggaaccgctattccatcaaacatacccatttttgctttccgagataacgttctcgccctccacacatttttcaacgctcccagaactttcgccccctccccccaccccaggactcatttccgcttccatggttccatccgttgccaaatccacacccatatatctaaaacacttcacttcctccagtttttttccattaaaacgtatctccctattgacttgtcccttaaccctactgtccctaacaACCTTACGCTTAtttaaatttactctcagcttccttctttcacacactttacaaaaatcAATGACCAGTTTTTGCTATTTCTCACCagagtcagccaccagagttgtattatcagcgaacaacaactgactcacttcccaagctctctcatttataacagagtgcatacttgcccctctctccaaacctcttgcattcacctcccaaacaaacccatctataaacaaattaaacaaccatgaagacatcacataccTCGGTCGAAAACCGACTtttaccgagaaccaatcactttcatctcttcctactcgtacacgtgccttacaccctcgttaaaaacttttcactacttctaacaacttacctcccagaccatatattcttaattactttcaaagtgcatctccatcaactctatcatatgccttctccagatccataaatgctacatacaaatccttttgcttttctaagtatttctcacatgcattcttcaaagcaaacacctgatccacacattctctaacacactgctcttcccaaatctgatgttctgtacataccttcacacactcaatcaatgccctcccatataatttcccaggaatactcaacaaacttatacctctgtaattagagcactcactttcatcccctttgcctttctataatggcactatgcaagcattccgccaatcttcaggcacctcaccatgagtcatatttacattaaaaaacctcaccaaccactcaacaacacagtcacccccttttttaattaattccactgcaataccatccaaaacctctgccttgccgcctttcatcttccgcaaagcttttactacctcttc
This genomic window from Panulirus ornatus isolate Po-2019 chromosome 69, ASM3632096v1, whole genome shotgun sequence contains:
- the LOC139747649 gene encoding obg-like ATPase 1, which gives rise to MIYLVNLSEKDYIRKKNKWLMKIKEWIDANDPGAILIPFTGVFELKLVDMEPEAKSQFLQESYVTSALDKIIIQGYKALQLMYFFTSGPDECKALTIQVGTKAPQAAGKIHTDFEKGFIMAEVMKFDDFKEEGSETAVKAAGKYHQRGRNYVVEDGDIIFFKFNTGGLKKK